One stretch of Amycolatopsis sp. NBC_00345 DNA includes these proteins:
- a CDS encoding PadR family transcriptional regulator produces MAAAKLTPMGVAVLELLHEKPMHPYEMAQLMRERYVDNRVKLKAGSLYHTVERLQQNGFVEVVNTQRDGRRPERTVYAMTTPGKDAFQQRAREMLGDVVQEYPQFLSGLGVIDDLGADIALAELEHRVTRLRAGVASDQVVLKRIQDDGTPEIYWLDFRYLAAQRAFELEWAEQLLADLSSGRIPFQDTTNTLSLVTKESHERKTS; encoded by the coding sequence ATGGCCGCGGCGAAACTGACCCCGATGGGCGTCGCTGTGCTGGAGCTTCTGCACGAGAAGCCCATGCACCCGTACGAGATGGCGCAGCTGATGCGCGAGCGGTACGTCGACAACCGGGTCAAGCTCAAGGCCGGCTCGCTCTACCACACGGTGGAACGCTTGCAGCAGAACGGATTCGTCGAGGTCGTCAACACCCAGCGCGACGGGCGCCGCCCGGAGCGGACGGTGTACGCGATGACCACGCCGGGCAAGGACGCCTTCCAGCAGCGGGCCCGCGAAATGCTCGGCGACGTCGTGCAGGAGTACCCGCAGTTCCTCAGCGGGCTGGGCGTGATCGACGACCTCGGCGCGGACATCGCGCTGGCGGAGCTGGAGCACCGCGTCACCCGGCTGCGGGCCGGCGTCGCCTCCGACCAGGTGGTCCTCAAGCGCATCCAGGACGACGGCACCCCGGAGATCTACTGGCTCGACTTCCGTTACCTCGCCGCCCAGCGGGCCTTCGAGCTCGAGTGGGCCGAACAACTGCTCGCCGACCTGTCCTCCGGCCGCATCCCGTTCCAGGACACCACGAACACACTCAGCCTCGTTACCAAGGAAAGTCATGAACGCAAGACAAGCTAA
- a CDS encoding MFS transporter, with product MPEAVEAATAPGPRPRKFAALYNKDCRPYLFGTALAMMADNIEHVITYWVLWEKFHSPALAGFEVISHWVPFLLFSVYFGSLADRHDCRRIIQAAQVLFMAVSVAWGVLFLTGSLQVWEACVLLVLHGCAGAVWGPGEQLMLHDFVGPEELPSAVRLNATFRSLGILFGPVVGSALLLGLGPVAGIFANVAFYLPLTIFLFRTKFTGHTRDGGVKRQRVGLLDSIRVLREVKADPTMIGMIVLAGLGAFFVGASLQTSMPIFAQDLGAGNAGTAYGVLLFANGAGGVIGGILLEATGKIKPSVKAAVVSTAVYGLSSLFFAMTASYPVALALLVIGGVANLASMSIGQTVVQLLAKPADRGRVIGVYNVSASGLRAGSGFTVGLLGAAVGVHWSLGLSAAALTVGTGIAGWYSLRGLRSRKPVAETAGSKD from the coding sequence GTGCCTGAGGCCGTTGAGGCAGCAACGGCGCCGGGACCGCGGCCGCGTAAATTCGCCGCGCTCTACAACAAGGACTGCCGTCCGTACCTGTTCGGCACCGCGCTGGCCATGATGGCCGACAACATCGAGCACGTCATCACCTACTGGGTGCTGTGGGAGAAGTTCCACTCGCCCGCGCTCGCCGGGTTCGAGGTGATCAGCCACTGGGTGCCGTTCCTGCTGTTCTCGGTGTACTTCGGCTCGCTGGCCGACCGGCACGACTGCCGCCGGATCATCCAGGCGGCGCAGGTGCTGTTCATGGCCGTTTCGGTGGCGTGGGGCGTGCTCTTCCTGACCGGCTCACTGCAAGTGTGGGAAGCCTGCGTGCTGCTGGTGCTGCACGGCTGCGCGGGCGCGGTCTGGGGACCGGGCGAACAGCTGATGCTGCACGACTTCGTGGGCCCGGAGGAGCTGCCGAGCGCGGTGCGGCTCAACGCCACCTTCCGCAGCCTCGGCATCCTGTTCGGCCCGGTGGTCGGCTCGGCGCTGCTGCTCGGGCTGGGGCCGGTGGCCGGGATCTTCGCGAACGTCGCGTTCTACCTGCCGTTGACGATCTTCCTGTTCCGCACCAAGTTCACCGGCCACACCCGCGACGGCGGGGTGAAACGGCAGCGAGTGGGGCTGCTCGACTCGATCCGGGTGCTGCGCGAGGTCAAGGCCGACCCGACGATGATCGGCATGATCGTGCTCGCGGGCCTCGGGGCGTTTTTCGTGGGCGCCTCGCTGCAGACCTCGATGCCGATCTTCGCCCAGGACCTCGGCGCGGGGAACGCGGGCACGGCCTACGGCGTCCTGCTCTTCGCGAACGGCGCGGGCGGCGTGATCGGCGGCATCCTGCTCGAAGCGACCGGCAAGATCAAACCGAGCGTGAAGGCGGCCGTGGTGAGCACCGCGGTCTACGGCCTGTCGAGCCTGTTCTTCGCGATGACGGCCAGCTATCCGGTCGCGCTGGCCCTGCTGGTCATCGGCGGGGTGGCCAACCTGGCGTCGATGTCGATCGGCCAGACCGTCGTGCAGTTGCTCGCGAAACCCGCCGACCGCGGCCGCGTCATCGGGGTCTACAACGTTTCCGCGAGCGGCCTGCGCGCGGGCAGCGGCTTCACCGTCGGCCTGCTCGGCGCGGCGGTGGGCGTGCACTGGTCACTGGGCCTGAGCGCGGCGGCCCTGACCGTCGGCACGGGCATCGCGGGCTGGTACTCGCTCCGCGGCCTCCGGTCCCGCAAGCCGGTCGCGGAGACCGCTGGTTCCAAGGACTGA